In the genome of Carya illinoinensis cultivar Pawnee chromosome 13, C.illinoinensisPawnee_v1, whole genome shotgun sequence, the window CCTTCCTCTATCAGGAACTTTATCTTTTGGTGGTAGGTGGAGGTTATAGCCTTCAAGTGATTCAGAGTTGGGTGCCCAAGAATGGCATTGTAAGATGAGGGGGCCTTAATCACCATAGAGTCGATCATGGTAGTGGTTGTGTAGGGCCCTTTCCCTATAAACATAGGTAGTGTTATCGTGCCCACATGTGGGATTGCGTCCCTTGATAATCCTTTTAGCAATGTGGGTGAAGGGCGCAGTTGGCTTGGGTCAAATCCCAATTTTGTAAAGGCATCCCAATTAAGGACATCAGTCGAGCTTCCATTATCAACTAGAATTCTCAAGGTAGTGTAGTTGGCCACCCGTAATGTTACTACTAGTGTGACTTCATGGGGGTATTGGACCCCATTGCAATCTTCATCACCAAAGGATATGGAGATGGCCTTCCGGTTCTTTGTTTGCTTTGGTGGCCTCTTTATTACGAATACTTTTTCGTATCTGGCCCTTCTAGCATGTGTCTTTCTTTTAGAAGAGGTGGGGCCACATCCGATTAAACATTCTACTATTGTCCCGATCTCTTCTAATGGTGCATTGTTCCTATTAAGACTTTGGTGGGGATTCGCCATATCTTCCTTCTTCATTTTGGTCATTCACTTCTGCGTGGTGATCTGTTACCCATTATGCTACTGAATCGCCATTAATGATGCACGGATTTAAAATCCATATTAGCCATGTGTTTTGACAGTACGTTGGGGTCTCTAGATTGCAGAGCGGGCTCTTGGTTTTGGGTTCGATTGTGAGCCTTTGAGACGTGGGGTCTGGCCCGTTTCCTTTAAGGGAATATTTGACCTAACGTACATTGAGGATataaaatggataaaaaatCTTCAGGCTTTGAGACTTTTCTCGAGAATAATTGATAAATAGAATGGCTTCtttaaacttgaaaaaaaaaaatgcaataattactagattatttttatagaacGATGATTTTAATTAGTACTTAAtaatagtttgttaataaaattataagcagAGAAgttttttgagaaatatatatgtaataatattgATCTCCCATCTTGGTTAATTGGAGTTTagtatattctaatttatttaattacctaattatatattatatcacgAAGTGTCATTTTACGTACATCAGGCTTTTACATGATCATGATCCAATATATAGTACGTACGTagacattaattaataaaaatagatcgACATGCATACATGAAGGAATAAATTAatctataattaattattgactGAAAGCGATAGAAGATCAACGTAGTACTGGCTGATCCATCCTTTGATGATCTGAACCTCCACCTCTCGCTGTCTAACCAACCACTCTGGATCACTTTGATTTGCATGAAGAATATCCAAGCAATGAGATCCTGCAAATACTTAAATGATCAAAATTTGTAGACCAATTCATGatcactatatttatatatatatacacattaaatTAATGGCATCGACCGGCTATGGAAAATCAATCGGATTCTATTAAAATTTGATCGGTTTTATAATGCTCTCTTAGCTTGAAATTTATAATGTGTTGACCAGCAGGAATACATACCGTTAACTGTATGGATGGCAACGATACTCTCTGATATGTTTACAAGCACCCTACAGGATTAATcagaaatatattatataattgctGTTAGAGTACAGCTTGCAGGCTGCTAGGattaatgaaatatattatatattacccTCCGCTACTATAAGGATCTCTGAGACCATTGGAGAATATGATGTTGCTTCCAAGCTTGTGGAGAACCAATTTTATATCCTGCAATGTTTTGCCATTCAAAAACACAGAATATTGCATTTAGTTAATACtctaaatgaaatatatatatatatatatatatagggctaCCAAAAAACTATTTGCAGACAGAAGTTGTAAAAATTAAGtgaagatattatatatatatgtatacacatACATGGCCTCCATAGTAAGTAGTGACCCAATGTGGGCGAGAAGGTACACCATATAAGCTTCTGCACTCCTCAATGAAGCTGCTTAGGTTAAAAGGTGACGGCTGGAACATAGTATTAT includes:
- the LOC122291102 gene encoding uncharacterized protein LOC122291102, whose amino-acid sequence is MANPHQSLNRNNAPLEEIGTIVECLIGCGPTSSKRKTHARRARYEKVFVIKRPPKQTKNRKAISISFGDEDCNGVQYPHEVTLVVTLRVANYTTLRILVDNGSSTDVLNWDAFTKLGFDPSQLRPSPTLLKGLSRDAIPHVGTITLPMFIGKGPYTTTTMIDSMVIKAPSSYNAILGHPTLNHLKAITSTYHQKIKFLIEEGVGQVHGEQL